CGGCAATTTCCTGGCCCTGCGGAAATTCATGGAGACCCAGGGCGAACTTCCATTTATCGAGTCCCGCCAAAACGCTCAAGACCGCCCGTCGCAGGGCGCGGGGGCGCTGGCGGAAGGGGTATAAGTAAAATGCGAGCCACATTAATAGCTCCGGCTCCGCCGGACATCAGCGCCTTTGGGGCGCGAAGCCTGTCTGCTTACCTGCGCTCCAACGGTTATGAAACCCGCGTTATCTTCCTGCCGGGAAGCATCGGCCTGTTAAAAGAGGGCGGGGACTACGTTTACAGCTACAACAAGGAGACCCTGTCGTCCATTGCCCGGCTTTGCGAGGGATCGGCGCTTGTGGGCGTTTCGTTCATGACCAGTTATTACGACCGGGCCTTGCAGATAACCGAGTATCTAAAATCGGCTTTGCCCGGTGTTCCGTTGATTTGGGGCGGCATCCACCCTTCCAGCAAACCCGAGGAAGCCCTGCGCGTGGCGGACATGGTGTGCGTGGGGGAAGGGGAGGAGCCCCTTCTAAAACTCATGCGCCGGATCGAGGCCGGGGAAGAATTGGCCGGGGTGGAGGGCATTTGGACGAAGAAGAACGGGGCGGTGGTGAAAACCCCTCTTCATCCACTGGTGAAAGCGCTGGACGATTTGCCCTATTTCGATTTTAGCAACCACGAACATTATGTGCTGGACAGGTTAAGCGGACAGATGGAGCCGTTGACCGACGAACTGTTCAAGCATCACCTGCCCCTGCTTCCATATTTCGACGGGTCGCTCATAAGGGCGTTCCGCACCATGACAGACCGGGGATGCCCCCACATGTGCTCGTACTGCAACGTCACCAACATAAAACAGATGTATAAGGATGATAACGCCGCGTATTTCCGCTCCCGGAGCGTGGAAAACGCAATGGCGGAACTGGTGGCCATCAAGACTCGATACCCCTTTGTGGAGGCTATACAGTTTTTCGACGACACCTTCTTCGCCCGGCCTTTAAAACAGATTGAGAGTTTCGCGGAACTGTATAAGGAAAAAGTGGGTTTGCCGTTCTATTGCCAGGCCAGCCCCAACACCCTGTCGGAGGCAAAGCTTTCAGCGTTGGTGAATGCGGGGCTTGTATATGTGGAGATGGGGGTGCAGACCGGGAGCGACCGGATAAAGAAAATGTACCACCGGAACGAGTCCAACGAAAAAATCCTTGAAGCCACCAGGCTTCTAAAAGGGTATGTGGAAAACGGGAAGCTCATGCCACCCGATTACCACGTGATCATAGACAACCCGTGGGAAACGGAGGAAGACACATTGGCAACCGCCCGGCTTCTTTACGACATTCCGAAACCATACGGGCTGTGCATATCCAGCCTGGTGTTCTTCCCCCAGACCGAGCTTTATAACAAGGCGCTGGAGGACGGGATAATCGAAGACGAGATGAAGGAGATTTACCGGAAACCCTTCTATGTCCCGCCCAAACGGACGTACATGAATTTCATCATCTACCTGCTCACCTTCCAGCGGTTCCCCAAATCGCTGGTGAAACTTTTAATGAGCGATGGCGCCCGGAGCCTTTTTGGTGGAATAAGGTCCGGCTTTCTCTATGGCGCGTTTTACGCGATGGGGGAGACAGCCCGGCTGGCGGCCAAAGGC
This DNA window, taken from Nitrospinota bacterium, encodes the following:
- a CDS encoding B12-binding domain-containing radical SAM protein produces the protein MRATLIAPAPPDISAFGARSLSAYLRSNGYETRVIFLPGSIGLLKEGGDYVYSYNKETLSSIARLCEGSALVGVSFMTSYYDRALQITEYLKSALPGVPLIWGGIHPSSKPEEALRVADMVCVGEGEEPLLKLMRRIEAGEELAGVEGIWTKKNGAVVKTPLHPLVKALDDLPYFDFSNHEHYVLDRLSGQMEPLTDELFKHHLPLLPYFDGSLIRAFRTMTDRGCPHMCSYCNVTNIKQMYKDDNAAYFRSRSVENAMAELVAIKTRYPFVEAIQFFDDTFFARPLKQIESFAELYKEKVGLPFYCQASPNTLSEAKLSALVNAGLVYVEMGVQTGSDRIKKMYHRNESNEKILEATRLLKGYVENGKLMPPDYHVIIDNPWETEEDTLATARLLYDIPKPYGLCISSLVFFPQTELYNKALEDGIIEDEMKEIYRKPFYVPPKRTYMNFIIYLLTFQRFPKSLVKLLMSDGARSLFGGIRSGFLYGAFYAMGETARLAAKGLSALRRGDLGRIAAFLRKLVIHDPLVAGRKQ